Below is a genomic region from Hylemonella gracilis.
TGGAAACTCCGGACAGCGTGGCCGTGCTTGCGCAGGAGTTGTTATTGCAACTTCGCGCTCCGTTCAAGCTGTCCCTGGGCCGCAAGGTCCAGGTCGGCGGCAGCGTGGGCATCGCTTTATTTCCCCAGGACGGCCGCGAGGCCGCTCAACTGATCGCGCGAGCCGATCAGGCACTGTACGAAGCCAAGGCGGCCGGCAAAGGGTGCTTCCGTTTTTTCATGCGCCATCTCCTGTAGGATGCGCGCTCCGAGTTCAGGTCGCCGATTCTGTTTCCAGTTGCAGGCGCCATGGCGCATGGTCAGCGGCAAGCACACCGCTGAGACGCCGACCGTTCATTTTTGTCAATTTCCGATTTGATGCAGCACGTGCGCGCCCCGCAAGATCGCAGCCCCCGGGACCTGCTCACCTCTGCCATGCGGCAGGTCATCGACAACATCGCTCGCGCCCGGCAACCCGCCCTGCATGATCTGCCACCCGAGCAGGCGCGGCTCGCTTACGCGAAGGGGTCTGGCGTGCTCGATGTGCCAGGCCCGGCCTTGGCTCGGGTCGAAGATGTGCGCGTGCCCACGCGTGATGGCACGTCGTTGCCAGCTCGCCTGTACGCCCCCAGAGCCATTGCACACGGACGCCTGCCCGCAATGCTCTATTTCCATGGCGGCGGTTTCACCATCGGGGGGATCGCCAGCCACGAGGCCTTGTGCCGCCGGCTGGCCGATCAGGCGACTTGCGCCATCCTGTCCCTCGATTACCGGCTCGCGCCCGAGCACAGGTTTCCGACGGCGGTCCACGACGCCTGGGATGCCCTGTCGTGGCTGGCCGGTTCCGGGCAGGCCGAGGCACTCGGCATTGACCCCATGCGTCTGGCGGTGGGGGGCGATAGCGCGGGTGGCACCTTGGCCGCGGTCTGCGCCATCCAGGCCCGTGATGCCGGCCTGCCGTTGGCTCTGCAACTGCTGTTCTACCCCGGCACCACCGCGCATCAGGACACGCTCTCGCACCAGACCTTTGCGGAAGGCTTCGTGCTGGATGCGGCTTCCATCGATTATTTCTTCGACCAGTACGCGCCCCTGCGCACCGACCGCGAGGACTGGCGTTTCGCCCCCCTGCTGGCGCCCGATGTGGACAATGTCGCGCCGGCCTGGATAGGGTTGGCCGAATGCGATCCGCTGGTTGACGAAGGTCTGCTCTACGCCGACAAGCTGCGTGCCGCGGGCGTGACGGTGGATCTGGACATCTACCGTGGCGTGACCCACGAATTCATCAAGATGGGCCGTGCCATCCCCGAAGCCTTGCAAGCCCAGGCCGACGCGGCGCGGGCCCTGCGAGCGGCCTTGCACGCTTGAACGAGAAGGAAAACAAACGCATGAAACGCCTGGACTTTCGATTCCTCCACCGCCTGCGCGTGCGCTGGGCCGAGGTGGACATGCAGAAAATCGTCTTCAACGCGCATTACCTGATGTACTTCGACACGGCCATCAGCGATTACTGGCGCGCCTTGGCCCTGCCTTACGAGGAGGCCATGCAGCAGCTCGGTGGTGACCTCTACGTCAAAAAAGCCACGGTGGAATTCCATGCCTCCGCCCGCATGGACGACCAATTGGAGATCGGCCTGCGATGCGCGCGCGTCGGCAATTCCTCGCTCCAGTTCATCGGCGCCATTTTTCGTGGCGAGGAACTGCTGATCAGCAGCGAATTGATCTACGTCTACGCCGACCCCGCGACGCAGACGTCGCGGCCGGTGCCGGCCCTGCTGCGGGAACTGATGGCGGACTTTGAAGCGGGCGCCGGGGCGGGGCCCGCCTTGACGACCTTGCGCGTCGGCGGCTGGGCCGAACTGGGCGAGGTCGCCTCGCGTGTGCGCACCGAGGTCTTCGTGCGTGAACAGCGCATCCCTGCCGAGATGGAGTGGGACGAAGCGGACCAGACCGCCGTGCACGCGGTGATCTTCAACCGCCTGGGCATGCCACTGGCCACAGGCCGACTGCTGAGCGACAAGGAGCCGGGCGTGGGCAAGATCGGTCGCATGGCCGTCCACCGCGCCCTGCGCGGCACCCGCCTGGGCCGCGACTTGGTGTCCGCGTTGAGTGAGGCCGCCCGGGCGCGCGGTGACCATGCACTGGTGCTGCACGCGCAGCGCAGCGCCGAGGGGTTTTATGCGCGACTGGGCTTCGTGGTGCGCGGTGAGCCCTACGAGGAGGTCGGCATTCCGCACGTCACCATGGTCCGCTCCTTGAGTGTTCGCGTCGAGGAGCCAAGCAAGGCAGACGCCGCTCAGATGTCCTCGCGCAAGGCGTAGGGCAGGGGGCGTGGTGCCAGCACCGCGCCATCGGCGGTCTGAAGTCGGGCCTGCGCGTGGGCGGTCTGCAGTACCACGATGGCATCGAAACCACCTGGGGGCGTGCCCGGGCGTTCGACCGGCGCGGCGGCGGCCTGCGCCACCACCCCACAGGCTTGGTCCGGCTCGGCCGCATCAAAGACGTCCTGGCCCGCGCTCAGAGGCACGGCGCTGTGCACGCGCACGGCGCGGCGCTTGATGGCGCCACGGAACTGGCTGCGCGCCACCACCTCCTGGCCTGGGTAGCAGCCCTTCTTGAAATTGACGCCGTCGAGGGATTCGTAGTTGAGCATCTGAGGCACGAAGGACTCAAAGATCGGCGCGCTCACCATGGCCACGCCGCTCAACACCTCGCCCCAGAGCCAGTCTTCATGCCGCAGCGCAGTTGCCTCGGGTGCGGGCGTTCCGATTGGGGCCAGCCAGAGGGCACGCGCAGCGCGGGCATCGCCGTCCACCGCGGGATGGAGGTGGACCAGCCGGGCTTCGCCCACGGGCTGACAGGCCCAAGGCAATGGCGCCGGGCGCGCGGCATCGGTGCCCGCCAGGCTCGTGACCGCGTCACCCGCCAGGCCGAGCAGCGCGAAGTTGCTCGTCGCGTCGCTCAGCTTGACCTTGGCGCGCAGCACGAACATGGTCAGACGCTTGAGCGTGCGTTCGAGCAAATCCTTGCTGCAGACCAGCAGAACGTCGTCGGCGGCGAGCTTCACGCCGATGAAACTGGCCTGCATGCGCCCTTGAGCCGAACAGAAGGCCGCCAGTCGCGCCTGGTCCGCGCCCAGCAAGGCAAAGTCATTCGTCAGCTGACTCTGCAGGAACTTGGTGGCATCCTCGCCCGTGGCGCGAAGGATGCCCAGGTGGGGCAGGGGGGAAATACCATTGAGCAAGGAGTTCATGGGCCTGAATTATCATCACCCGTCATCAACCTATTCGGATCAGGGTCTGTGTTCAGGACGCTCAAAAATCTTGTTGTTTTGTTTCTGTTGCTGCTCAGCCTGGCGCTGGTGGGTGCGGTGGCTGCGGCCACCTGGTGGCTGAACCAGCCGCTGCAGCTCACGTCCAGCCTGGTGGACGTCACGATTCCCCAGGGGGCCTCGGCGCGTGCGGTCGTGCAGAACTTGAATCTCAACGGCGTACAAACCCAGCCCGTGCTCTTGTACGGCTGGCTGCGGTTTTCCGGTGCTGCCCACCGCATCAAGGCGGGCAACTATGAACTGACGCCAGACCTGACGCCGCGCACCTTGCTGGCCAAGCTGGTCAAGGGCGACGTGGCCCAGCGCAGCGTGACCCTGGCCGAGGGCCTGACCTTCGGGCAATGGCGGGCCATCTTGCGCGCGGCCCCGGACCTGAGCGCCGACACCTCGGGCCTGAGCGCGTCCGAGATCATGGAAAAACTCGGTCAAGCCGGCGTGCCTGCTGAAGGGCGTTTCTTCCCGAATACCTACACCTATCCCAAGGGATCCAGCGATCTGGCCCTGCTGCGCCGGGCCATGCAGGAGATGGATCGGCGCCTGGCCCTGGCCTGGGACCTGCGCGAGCCCGGCAGCCCGCTCAAGACGCCGGAAGAAGCGCTGATCCTGGCCAGCATCGTCGAGAAGGAAACCGGGCATCCGGAAGACCGCACTCATGTGGCCGGCGTGTTCAACAACCGCCTGCGCATCGGCATGCGCTTGCAGACCGATCCCACCGTGATCTACGGCTTGGGCGAGAAATTCGATGGCAATCTGCGCAAGGTGGATCTTCAGACCGACACGCCCTGGAACACCTACACCCGTGCGGGCTTGCCCCCCACGCCGATCGCGATGCCCGGCATGGATTCTCTCCTGGCCGCCGTCAAGCCCGCCAAGACCGAGGCGTTGTATTTCGTCGCGCGTGGTGATGGCACCAGCGAGTTCAGCACCACCCTGGGCGACCACAACCGCGCGGTGCGGGAGTTTCAGCTCAAACGCAGTGGTAAGACCGAGTCAGCGCCGGCCAAGGACGACAAAACGCCGAGTCCGGCCAGCCCGAGCCCGATCCCCCCGCCCGCGACTCCGCCTGCCGCACCCGCACCGTGATGAGCGGTTTTTTCGTCAGCTTTGAAGGCATCGACGGCGCGGGCAAGTCCACCCACATCGCGCGTCTTGCCGATGCCCTGCGCGGGCAGGGGCATGTCGTCACCCTGACGCGCGAGCCCGGGGGCACGCCGCTGGCCGAGCAGTTGCGAGCCTTGGTTCTGGCGGAAAAAATGGATGCGCTGACCGAGGCCTTGCTCGTCTTCGCGGCCCGCCGCGATCATTTGCAGACCGTCATTGAGCCCGCGCTGGTGCGCGGCGAGGCCGTGCTCTGCGACCGCTATACCGACGCCAGCTACGCTTATCAGGGAGGCGGGCGCGGATTGGACCTCGAGGTCTTGGCTGCCCTGGAACGCTGGGTACAGGCCATGCCCGAAACAAACAAGCTGCGCCAGCCCGATCTGACGCTCTGGTTTGATCTGGCGCCCGAACAGGCCGCCGAGCGCCTGGCGGGTGCCCGTGCACCCGACAAGTTCGAAGCGGAGCCGGTGGCTTTTTTCCGCCGCGTGGCCGACGGTTATGCCCGCCGCGCGGCACAAGACCCGCAACGGTTCACGCGCCTGGATGCGGCCCAATCGCGCGAAGCCGTCTGGGCGGAGCTGCTGACTGCCGTGCGGCGCAAAGGCTGGCTGACATGAACGACATGCGCGACGAGGCCAGCGCCGCAAGCACGATGCCGCCCTGGATCGCCCGTCAGAGCCAGACGCTGGCCGCCCGGCCCGGCCATGCCTGGTTGCTGCAGGGGCCTTCGGGTCTGGGGCAATACGGTCTGGCCCTGGCCCTGGCGCGGGCCTGGTTGTGCGAAAGCCCATTGGCGTCGTCAGCGGCCCCTGAGAACGGGCCGGGCGGCGGCTGGAGCGCCTGTGGCCACTGCCCGTCCTGCCATGCGATCGACGTGCACACGCATGCCGACCTTTGCGTGCTCATGCCCGAAACCGTGATGCTGGAACTGGGCTGGCCCTTGAGCGAGAAAGCCCAGGGCGAGATCGACAAGAAGGAGCGCAAGCCCAGCAAGGAAATTCGCGTCGACGCCATGCGCGATGCCATCGAATTCGCGCAGCGCACCAGCGCGCGCGGCCGCGGCAAGGTCATGCTGATCTATCCGGCCGAGCGCATGAACGCCATCACCGCCAATGCCTTGCTGAAAACGCTGGAAGAGCCACCGGGCGAGCTTGCCGCGGACAGGGCGGAGGGCTTGTTCGGCGACGCGGCGGCCCCGCCTGCCGTGCCGTCGACCCGCTTCGTGCTGGCCACCGAGGCCGCGCACCAGCTTCTGCCCACCATCCGTAGCCGCTGCATGAGCCATGTCATGGCCTGGCCCACGCCGGACGAAGCGCTGGCCTGGCTGCGGACGCAGGGCATGACCGATCCTGATGCCCAGGTGTGGTTGCGCGCGGCCGGCGGCCGGCCCGAGGATGCCGTGCGTCTGGCAACCCTGGTGGGTGAACCGGCGCGCTGGCAAGGCTTTCCTCGCGCCATGCAACGTGGTGAACTTGCGGGTGTGGCCGAATGGAGCCCACCGCAGTTGATCGACGCCTTGTACAGGCTCTGCCACGACTTGATGAGCCAGCGCGTTGGCGCCGCGCCGCGTTACTTCGACGCAGCCGATCTACCGCCCCTCAAAGCCACGGCAGCGGGCCAGGCCGCGTTCGGTCCGTTGCGGGATTGGCAGCGTGAACTGGCACAGGAAGCCCGCACGGCGGAACACCCCTACAACCCCGGCCTGATGATGGAAGCGCTGGTCAGCCGCGCCAGCCGCGTGCTCCAGTCCTGACGACATAACTTTTCCCCGTGCGCCGCCCCATGTACACCGACTCCCATTGCCACCTGAACTTTCCCGAATTGCGTTCGGACCTGCCTGGCATCCGCGCCGCCATGCGGGCGGCGGGCGTGGAACGGGCCTTGTGCATCTGCACCCGGCTGGAAGAGTTCGACGCCGTCCATGGCCTGGCGCTGGACCATGCGGACCCGGTCGAGGGCCCGGTCTTCTGGTCCACCGTGGGCGTCCATCCAGACGAGGAAGGCGTGGCCGAGCCCACGCTGGATGACCTGCTGAGCCGGGGCCGTTTGCCGCGTGTCATCGGCATTGGCGAAACCGGGCTGGACTATTACCAGATGGAAGAGCGCAAGGGCGGGCGCACGGTGGCCGACATGGAATGGCAGCGCCAGCGTTTCCGCACCCACATCCGGGCGGCCCAGGCCTTGCGCAAACCCCTGGTCATTCACACCCGCGAGGCCTCGGCCGACACCCTGGGCATTCTGAAGGAGGAGGGCGAGGACGCCTCCCCCGGCAGCGCGGGTGGCGTTTTCCACTGCTTCACCGAGACCGCCGAGGTGGCCCGGGCCGGCCTGGACCTGGGTTTCTACATCTCGTTTTCCGGCATCCTGACCTTCAAGAAGTCCGAGGAACTGCGGGAGGTTGCCCGCTTCGTGCCCCTGGACCGGATGCTGATCGAGACCGACAGCCCCTACCTGGCGCCCGTGCCATACCGGGGCAAGACCAACAACCCATCCTACGTGATCCACGTGGCCCGGCAGATCGCCGAGCTGCGCGGCATCAAGCCGGAGGATGTCGCCGAGATCAGCAGCCGCAATTTCGAGCGCCTGTTCAGCGGCTGTCTGGCGCCGGCCTGAGCGCCTAATCCTCAGCCGACTTGGCGAACGGGGCTCGGGAACTGCCTTGCCTTGGCAGTGTTTCACGCATCGAAGGCAGTGCTTGAGCCATCGTGAGATCTGGCGTTTAAATCTTTGATCTCAAAGAGTTTTTTGCCCGCCCGGTGGCGCTTTCAGGTCGATGACACGGTTTCATTTACTTAATACGATGTGTATTATGTAAAGTATCAAAGAGAGCCGGAAAGGTGCAGACCGGGCAAGCAAGCATCCGTTTGAAACAGGTTCCCCTACCGTTGCTGTTCAAAAGTGCACCGTCTTGAACTGCATTTGAGA
It encodes:
- a CDS encoding alpha/beta hydrolase, translating into MQHVRAPQDRSPRDLLTSAMRQVIDNIARARQPALHDLPPEQARLAYAKGSGVLDVPGPALARVEDVRVPTRDGTSLPARLYAPRAIAHGRLPAMLYFHGGGFTIGGIASHEALCRRLADQATCAILSLDYRLAPEHRFPTAVHDAWDALSWLAGSGQAEALGIDPMRLAVGGDSAGGTLAAVCAIQARDAGLPLALQLLFYPGTTAHQDTLSHQTFAEGFVLDAASIDYFFDQYAPLRTDREDWRFAPLLAPDVDNVAPAWIGLAECDPLVDEGLLYADKLRAAGVTVDLDIYRGVTHEFIKMGRAIPEALQAQADAARALRAALHA
- a CDS encoding YbgC/FadM family acyl-CoA thioesterase gives rise to the protein MKRLDFRFLHRLRVRWAEVDMQKIVFNAHYLMYFDTAISDYWRALALPYEEAMQQLGGDLYVKKATVEFHASARMDDQLEIGLRCARVGNSSLQFIGAIFRGEELLISSELIYVYADPATQTSRPVPALLRELMADFEAGAGAGPALTTLRVGGWAELGEVASRVRTEVFVREQRIPAEMEWDEADQTAVHAVIFNRLGMPLATGRLLSDKEPGVGKIGRMAVHRALRGTRLGRDLVSALSEAARARGDHALVLHAQRSAEGFYARLGFVVRGEPYEEVGIPHVTMVRSLSVRVEEPSKADAAQMSSRKA
- a CDS encoding YgfZ/GcvT domain-containing protein; its protein translation is MNSLLNGISPLPHLGILRATGEDATKFLQSQLTNDFALLGADQARLAAFCSAQGRMQASFIGVKLAADDVLLVCSKDLLERTLKRLTMFVLRAKVKLSDATSNFALLGLAGDAVTSLAGTDAARPAPLPWACQPVGEARLVHLHPAVDGDARAARALWLAPIGTPAPEATALRHEDWLWGEVLSGVAMVSAPIFESFVPQMLNYESLDGVNFKKGCYPGQEVVARSQFRGAIKRRAVRVHSAVPLSAGQDVFDAAEPDQACGVVAQAAAAPVERPGTPPGGFDAIVVLQTAHAQARLQTADGAVLAPRPLPYALREDI
- the mltG gene encoding endolytic transglycosylase MltG, coding for MFLLLLSLALVGAVAAATWWLNQPLQLTSSLVDVTIPQGASARAVVQNLNLNGVQTQPVLLYGWLRFSGAAHRIKAGNYELTPDLTPRTLLAKLVKGDVAQRSVTLAEGLTFGQWRAILRAAPDLSADTSGLSASEIMEKLGQAGVPAEGRFFPNTYTYPKGSSDLALLRRAMQEMDRRLALAWDLREPGSPLKTPEEALILASIVEKETGHPEDRTHVAGVFNNRLRIGMRLQTDPTVIYGLGEKFDGNLRKVDLQTDTPWNTYTRAGLPPTPIAMPGMDSLLAAVKPAKTEALYFVARGDGTSEFSTTLGDHNRAVREFQLKRSGKTESAPAKDDKTPSPASPSPIPPPATPPAAPAP
- the tmk gene encoding dTMP kinase; its protein translation is MSGFFVSFEGIDGAGKSTHIARLADALRGQGHVVTLTREPGGTPLAEQLRALVLAEKMDALTEALLVFAARRDHLQTVIEPALVRGEAVLCDRYTDASYAYQGGGRGLDLEVLAALERWVQAMPETNKLRQPDLTLWFDLAPEQAAERLAGARAPDKFEAEPVAFFRRVADGYARRAAQDPQRFTRLDAAQSREAVWAELLTAVRRKGWLT
- a CDS encoding DNA polymerase III subunit delta' → MNDMRDEASAASTMPPWIARQSQTLAARPGHAWLLQGPSGLGQYGLALALARAWLCESPLASSAAPENGPGGGWSACGHCPSCHAIDVHTHADLCVLMPETVMLELGWPLSEKAQGEIDKKERKPSKEIRVDAMRDAIEFAQRTSARGRGKVMLIYPAERMNAITANALLKTLEEPPGELAADRAEGLFGDAAAPPAVPSTRFVLATEAAHQLLPTIRSRCMSHVMAWPTPDEALAWLRTQGMTDPDAQVWLRAAGGRPEDAVRLATLVGEPARWQGFPRAMQRGELAGVAEWSPPQLIDALYRLCHDLMSQRVGAAPRYFDAADLPPLKATAAGQAAFGPLRDWQRELAQEARTAEHPYNPGLMMEALVSRASRVLQS
- a CDS encoding TatD family hydrolase is translated as MYTDSHCHLNFPELRSDLPGIRAAMRAAGVERALCICTRLEEFDAVHGLALDHADPVEGPVFWSTVGVHPDEEGVAEPTLDDLLSRGRLPRVIGIGETGLDYYQMEERKGGRTVADMEWQRQRFRTHIRAAQALRKPLVIHTREASADTLGILKEEGEDASPGSAGGVFHCFTETAEVARAGLDLGFYISFSGILTFKKSEELREVARFVPLDRMLIETDSPYLAPVPYRGKTNNPSYVIHVARQIAELRGIKPEDVAEISSRNFERLFSGCLAPA